A segment of the Gossypium hirsutum isolate 1008001.06 chromosome D10, Gossypium_hirsutum_v2.1, whole genome shotgun sequence genome:
atcagcaATCTGGTACTGTTTatccttgaacacaacagaatagcCTTTCTCGAGCAattgagctatgctgagaaggtttctgtcaatctcAGGCACCAAAAGCACATTTGGAATAATCTTGTTGCCTGTAGGAGTACTTATCAGCacctctcctcttccttcagcccttatgaactgaccatttccaaccttgaccttggttttgCAACTTCTATCCAAGGTTTTAAATaaggaggcatctggtgacatgtggttagtgcaaccactgtccaatAACCAGCCTTTTGAGCATTTCTTCTCAGCAGCTAAGCAAGACACAGCAAAGACCTGCTCTTCTTGgtcactactgtcctcagctacCTGAGCTTCAACCTTTGGTTGTTGAAATTGGCTTTGCCTTGGCTTGGTTCTATTTTTGcaaaccctttcaacatggcctttcttcttgcagtattggcatactgcatctggcctGAACCAGCATCTGCCTTCTGGATGACCTGGCCTTTTACAATgtctgcagggctggtcattgctccttgcagcatcaggcttaggtcTACTTTTCCAAGGCTTTTTACCTCTAGGAGCATTGATGCTCGAGGCTTCTCTGGCCTTGACATTGAATGCACCTTCTTGGTTGTCTTCAGTTCTGCTAGCTCTCCTTTGTTTCTGAGcatagaaggtgttgattagCTCAGTCAAAGAGATGGTAGTAAGATCTCTTGAGTCCTCTAGAGAGGATATCTtggcctcatatctctcaggcaaagtggagaggactttctccacTATCATTGCCTCATCAAAGTGTTCACCTAGGAGCCTTATACTGTTAACCACTGCCATGATTCTGTCTGCatactgcttcactgtttcttcttccttcattttcaggttctcgaaatcccttctcaaattcaacagctgctgttgccttgttctctcagtgccttgaaactcctccttaagcttatcccaggcctgttttggagtctcacaggccatgattctggtgaagatgacatctggcacacagttctggatgcaggacatggctttgtgccttttggtcctctcatcagcatgttgcctgatctgagctactgtgggattagccctcagtggtgctggctcagcatctgtgttgacaacttcccacagatcgaaggcctgtaggtaagtcttcatcttgaccagccatatgtgaaagccttctccattgaagactggtggggctgctggtgaaaatcctgaagaagccatcaGGTTCCTTGGTTTGaagcaacaggtccactaagacaagggctctagataccaattattggtgcaagaggcagcaacaagCTGATTTCAGCTTGCTTAAACAGCAAGTCTCGAGGCTTGCAGCAGAAACAATCAAGGAAGAAAAAAACTTACAATggaaaacagaaaagaaagagagagattcGAATGAAAATGAGCTGAATTTTCATTAACTTTTTTAAGAAGGCATGATGCCAATACATATAAGGGATTACATTAGCAAAACAAACAAGTTACCACCTAATAacttacctaacaccactaatttGCCTAGTAACTTGGCAAACTTGTTTGAATACATAAACAgctacctaaacttgtcattcatcacttagttacatcaaaatgcagctaccaactaagtttgatcctaactaaatacaaaacatttgtttaaagaaactaaatgaatagcttcagcttgctgcaccaatttgctgttgaagcacgttccctgcatggccacctttgctgcTATACGGGAGCTGACTTCAACATACTTCCCCAACTTGATTTGGCTTCAGCTTCGAAACAACTCATTGTATGGTTCCATTCCTTCACACATCGGGAACCTTTCCAATCTCAACTTCCTTGACTTGTCATACAATAATTTCTCTGGGAATATCCCCTTAGAAATTGGCTTATTGAAAAGTCTTTCTTTGATCTCCTTAGGAGAGAAATCACTCAGTGGTTCCATTCCACGAGAAATAGGAAGGCTGAGtacaatttcatacatttatttcATGAGAAACAATCTAACTGGTCCCATTCCAATAGAAATTTTGAACCTTACGAAGCTTCATGACCTGGACTTGTCACAAAATAATATCTCTGGAAGTATTCCTTCTGGTATAGGAAGGTTGAGTTCACTTTCTGTGCTTTTTCTTTACCAAAACCATCTCACTGGTACAATACCTATTTCTATTGGAGACTTACAGAATTTATCCCAAATTATCCTCGTTGACAATAGGCTCAATGGTTCCATACCTAAAGAGATCGGAATGATTAGAACACTTTGGGTGCTTGATCTTTCAAACAATTACCTAACTGGTACTATCCCAACATGTATAGGAAACTTAAGTAACATGAAATGGCTCTATCTGTGGGGTAATAATCTCTCTGGTTCTATCCCCAATGAGATAGGAATGCTCAAATCGCTTTTCGCGTTTCAGTTGGCGGACAATAATCTCACTGGTGTCATCCCCCATTCCATAGGAAACTTAACTGACTTGGATAATCTTGTGTTTCACTTTAATGGGCTTTCTGGTCCAATCCCAACTTCCATGGGAAACTTAAACAAGTTGTCGGTACTTAAGGTTTTTGGCAATAGTTTATCGGGCCTTGTTCCTCAAACTCTGAACAATCTTACTCATTTACAATCATTACAATTATCAGACAACCATCTTAATGGTTCATTACCTGAGAATGTATGTCTGGGGGGATTGCTCACTCATTTTACAGCTTCCAACAATAGATTGATTGGTTTGATTCCATCAAGTTTGAGAAACTGTACAAGCTTATACAGAGTTAGGCTTGAAGGAAACCACTTAACGGGAAATATATCAGAAGCTTTTGGTATATAcccaaatttgaattttatttcattaagcAACAACAACCTTTTCGGTGAACTTTCTCCAAATTGGGGACAATGCCATAATCTAACAAACCTACAGATCTCCAACAATAACATTTCTGGAAAGATTCCGTTCGAATTGGGACATGCAACCCAATTACAACAACTTGATCTCTCTTCGAATCATCTAAATGGTGAGATTCCTAAGGAATTGGGAAAGTTGAAAACGATGAGCCGTCTTTTTCTAAGTGGTAACCAATTTTCTGGCAAAATTCCGTCAGAGATTGGACTTCTTTCAAAACTAGAACAACTTGACTTGGCATCAAACAATTTAAGTGGGCCTATTCCTGATGATCTTGGAAATTGCTTCAAGTTATTCAACTTGAATTTGAACAAGAACAGCCTCGAAGCGAGCATTCCATCCTCAATAAGCAGCATTAATGCTCTTCAAAGCCTAGATTTGAGTCAGAACTCACTTATTGGAGGTATCCCACAACAGTTTGGAAAATTACAATCCTTGGAAGTATTGAACCTTTCTCACAATATGCTCAACGGTTCCATCCTAGAAGCTTTTAATGATTTACGTGGTTTGAGATTTGTGAACAtatctttcaatcaatttgaaGGTCCTATTCCAAATCTTAAGGCTTTTCATGAGGCTTCCTTTGATGCCTTGAGAAACAATAAAGGCCTATGTGGTAATGCCACTGGACTAATGGCTTGTGTTCCTTCTTTTCTGGCCAACCATGGTCATGGAAAAAGGACCAAAGCCATCATATCAGTTATGCTTCCACTCTTTGGCGATCTACTTTTGCTATTTTTATTGGTTGGAAGTTTCTTTACTTTCTACAAAAAAACTCAAACCAAAGAATCAAATCCAAGGGATGAACCACAAGGAGATGTTTTTACTGTATTGGGATTTAATGGAAGAGTACTCCATGACAACATTATCGAAGCCACTGAAGATTTTAGCTCCAACTATTGCATTGGTTCAGGAGGATATGGAAGTGTCTATAAAGCTGCATTACCAACTGGTCAGGTGGTTGCTGTGAAGAAACTTTACCGATCTGAAGACAACATACATATCAACAACTTGAAAGCCTTTGAAAGCGAGGTTATGGCTTTATTAGAAATAAGGCACCGTAACATTGTGAAGATGTATGGTTTTTGTTCACATCCAAAGCATTCTTTTCTGGTTTATGAGCTTGTGGAAAGGGGAAGTTTGAGAATGGTGTTAAGCAACAATGAACAGGCTAAGGAGCTGGACTGGAAGAAGAGGGTAAATGTTGCTAAAGGATTGGCTAATGCTTTGTCTTATATGCATCATGGTCATTCACAACCTATAGTTCATCGAGACATATCTAGCAACAATGTTCTCTTGGATTTGGACTATGAAACTCGTGTCTCTGATTTTGGCACTGCTAGGATTTTAAAGCCTGACTCCTCCAATTGGACTTCACTTGCGGGTACCTACGGGTATATAGCTCCAGGTATTAACTAATTCTTTTTCCTAAAAATGATTTGAACATGTTCTCTATTTGATTAAAACTGTTCATTTCTTGcatgttgttaaataaacaaagtttaaatAGCATATGCTAACTAGTAAAATCTTTTATACAGAGTTGGCTTATATAATGAGAGTAGATGAGAAGTGTGATGTCTACAGTTTTGGGGTGATAACGATGGAAGTTTTTTTGGGGAGGCATCCTGGTGATCTTATTTCGTATTTTTCATCATTGGAATCAACATCGTCATCGCTGTCAAATGACCAACAGGTTTTACTGAAAGACACAATAGACCAACGCCTTTCACCACCAGTAGGCCAATCTTCCAAAGACTTGGTCTCTACTATGAAGATAGCATTGGCATGCTTGAATGGCAATCCCCAACTTCGGCCTACCATGCAGCAAGTTTCTCAAGCGCTTGGTCGTCAATCCCTTCCTTTACCGAGCCCTTTTAAGTCCATAAAATTTGAAGAACTATTGAGTGATGTAGTCTGCAATGACTAACTAAGGTGATACAGTATCAAACATATTTCTAGGTATGGTATGtaaattttctttatataaaCTCTTTTTTATCTCTGTTTCTTCCAATTATCTCTTATTTCTCAGCTTTGTTTTGAAAATGGTGAAGCATTCTAATGATAAAGCCTTTGTTGAGAATCAAATGCTTACGCACTGAATTTGGATGTAGAGAATGAAGTGCGTTGGAAGGGTAGCAGGATGGCAAGTATTTTGCTTATGTCATAGCTTGGAATAGAAGAAAGTGTTGCGGTTGTCGTTGTggattttattatgttttttaaattatcTTGTTTTATTTTGTATCCTATTTTATCATGTCCGTTAAGTTATCCTTTGTACTCCATTTCAGTtccatatatattatttaaacacTGTACAGATGTTTCGATGAAGTTGGAAGGGTCTACTAGAAAAACCTAATGATTTGAGTACAGAATTTCTCCTATGTTttgatatagaaaaaaattaggtcCATTTAAAATATGATATGCTATACTCTAGCATCAATATTCAAAGTTGGAGTCTAGCCCTAACTTGActagtttttaagtttataatatgttgcttttaatttattttatatatgggtAAACTATATAATCAGTCATCCAATGCTACTAGCGTGTTTCTATATTTATCATTGAACTttaaaaactttcaatttcatcattaaTGTTACCATTCATTTCTGTTCTAGTCACCCACCGATTAAGTTGTTAACGAAAATAATGGAGTAGCCTTTTCACTTagtataacaacatatttagtcctcaaaatttacacattctatcaaattaaccttaaatctaaatagtttgataaaaataaagttaaataattGCAATGTCAAAGTATAAAATAgttgtaacctccccaacccagCCTAAATGTTAGACCCGAATTCAGAAGATTACGTTGGCCACAGAGATGACCCACTAAGCTGGCGGAGTTTATAGATTTgtcattttaaaacatttcttaatttttagtgaaaacttagtctttttttttgaaaaacttagCGTTCTTACCACCTTCgtaataattaattcaaaatcggttgaattataaattatctacttatttaaaaactcattttttaatAATGTATCGAAAAAGTGATACTAACGTAGCTTTAAGGAAACCATGTTTCAtgcattataaaataaaataaaacttacgCATTATTAGCATAAATATACCATGTGTACCCTAAATGAACTTGAAACTATGTCTCATGCCACAATGTAAATAAGACGTTACAGTTCTTAAAATAATAGGTACTATAAATAAaaggtgaaaataaaaatatcaatataaCTTCAATCCAAGCCAAGCCCTTCAATTTGTTGATTTCGTTTCCTAATCTGGTGAGTTATCTGTAAAGAGGTACAGTGAAGGGAGtgagttatgaaactcagtgtAAGTTCAAATACAAGAAAACTGAAACAAAATCGCACGCAAAGCACATGGGTTAGCAATTCTTATAATAAACACAATCATAAAACACTTTAGATTAAACAACATATTTGCAGATTAAACAAACTGCCACTTGGTTTGTAGACAAGCCACCACTTGTTTGCAGATTACTATATTGCCACTCTTCCTCTGTACAAATCATCCCGcctcatgcaatgcaatatgacataCTTTATAACATAATAACACAAAAATATGTAGGCATGCTTAACACTTATTCCGTTCAACACTAGCAATAAATATGTTTATCGTGTATTCAATAAGGTGATAACAGTGTTAACACTCACAATTTATCAATAACACTTTAGGAGTAGGCATGATTAATATCACATGTTTATTCATAACACATTAATGATTCGATTAATCAATATCAATAAACACATTATAACAGTAGTAATTCAGGCATATAAATCATTGGTTTTCATATAAACACTAATTCAAGGATCAATTAAGTGCACAAAAACTTCTAAGAACAATTCAAGGATCAAGTAGGGACTAAACTCAATAGAAtcataaatttctaaaaaaaaaactataaagtAGGGGACACACTACCGTGTGGCCAGACCATGTGGTATGCTATAGACCGTGTGGAGGGgttgcacggccgtgtggttAGATCATGTAACATACTGTGGTCATGtggaaattgtaaaattaacctacaagggagacacggtcgtgtgagatTCGAACTAACCTAGGATTTTAGAGGCACACCTATGTGGTCCACACACCTATGTGGCAAACTGTGTGGCAGTAATTCTAGGCATAATTTTCCATGATTCACTCGTAAAAGAACACATACCTTTCACCAGAAGCCCAAATGACCTCCCTTGTGATCAAATCTAGTTCGATTCACCTAAGACGGGTCCTTCAAACGACGTTTACGCAAGAATCAATGGTTTATTTCAAGATTATTCAAGATTTATGGAAGATTTCAGCAAGAACTGT
Coding sequences within it:
- the LOC107915566 gene encoding MDIS1-interacting receptor like kinase 2, with the protein product MATFAAIRELTSTYFPNLIWLQLRNNSLYGSIPSHIGNLSNLNFLDLSYNNFSGNIPLEIGLLKSLSLISLGEKSLSGSIPREIGRLSTISYIYFMRNNLTGPIPIEILNLTKLHDLDLSQNNISGSIPSGIGRLSSLSVLFLYQNHLTGTIPISIGDLQNLSQIILVDNRLNGSIPKEIGMIRTLWVLDLSNNYLTGTIPTCIGNLSNMKWLYLWGNNLSGSIPNEIGMLKSLFAFQLADNNLTGVIPHSIGNLTDLDNLVFHFNGLSGPIPTSMGNLNKLSVLKVFGNSLSGLVPQTLNNLTHLQSLQLSDNHLNGSLPENVCLGGLLTHFTASNNRLIGLIPSSLRNCTSLYRVRLEGNHLTGNISEAFGIYPNLNFISLSNNNLFGELSPNWGQCHNLTNLQISNNNISGKIPFELGHATQLQQLDLSSNHLNGEIPKELGKLKTMSRLFLSGNQFSGKIPSEIGLLSKLEQLDLASNNLSGPIPDDLGNCFKLFNLNLNKNSLEASIPSSISSINALQSLDLSQNSLIGGIPQQFGKLQSLEVLNLSHNMLNGSILEAFNDLRGLRFVNISFNQFEGPIPNLKAFHEASFDALRNNKGLCGNATGLMACVPSFLANHGHGKRTKAIISVMLPLFGDLLLLFLLVGSFFTFYKKTQTKESNPRDEPQGDVFTVLGFNGRVLHDNIIEATEDFSSNYCIGSGGYGSVYKAALPTGQVVAVKKLYRSEDNIHINNLKAFESEVMALLEIRHRNIVKMYGFCSHPKHSFLVYELVERGSLRMVLSNNEQAKELDWKKRVNVAKGLANALSYMHHGHSQPIVHRDISSNNVLLDLDYETRVSDFGTARILKPDSSNWTSLAGTYGYIAPELAYTMRVDEKCDVYSFGVLTMEVFMGRHPGDLISYFSSLESTSSSTSNDQQVLLKDTIDQRLSPPVGQSAKDLVSTMKIAVACLNGNPQLRPTMQQVSQALGRQSLPLPSPFRTIQLEELLRDIVCNG